A portion of the Granulosicoccus antarcticus IMCC3135 genome contains these proteins:
- a CDS encoding 3-oxoacid CoA-transferase subunit B: protein MNSLTDQQLAARVAQDIPDGSYVNLGIGKPTHVSSHLPEGREVIYQSENGILGVGPTPAPGEEDVELIDASKRLITTAPGGSFFEQSDSFAMMRGGHIDIAVLGGYQVAQNGDLANWATLDEKFPPAVGGAMDLVVGVPTIFVMMRHTNKDGSPKLVNKCTYPLTGLGVVTRVYTDLVVLDITPDGFALVELLAGNSLEDVQSLTEARIHT, encoded by the coding sequence GTGAATAGTCTGACTGATCAGCAGCTGGCGGCCAGGGTTGCACAGGACATTCCCGATGGCTCCTACGTCAATCTTGGCATCGGCAAGCCCACCCATGTGTCATCTCACCTGCCCGAAGGGCGCGAGGTGATCTATCAGTCTGAGAACGGCATTCTGGGGGTTGGGCCGACACCTGCACCCGGCGAGGAGGATGTCGAGTTGATTGACGCCAGTAAGCGTTTGATCACTACCGCTCCGGGCGGATCGTTTTTTGAGCAATCAGACTCGTTCGCCATGATGCGAGGCGGGCATATCGATATTGCTGTTCTAGGAGGCTATCAGGTTGCGCAGAATGGTGATCTGGCTAATTGGGCGACACTGGATGAGAAATTTCCTCCCGCTGTGGGTGGCGCTATGGATCTGGTTGTCGGAGTGCCGACGATATTTGTCATGATGCGACACACCAACAAGGACGGATCACCTAAACTTGTCAACAAGTGCACTTATCCGCTAACCGGTTTGGGTGTTGTCACTCGTGTTTACACCGATTTAGTGGTTCTTGACATTACACCCGATGGATTTGCATTGGTCGAACTGCTTGCCGGTAACTCACTCGAAGACGTTCAATCTCTCACAGAAGCCAGGATTCACACCTGA
- a CDS encoding flavin-dependent oxidoreductase: MSQPLVMIAGGGIGGLSLALTLDQIGVPFIVFESVSEMKPLGVGINIQPNAVRELYDLGIDAAKLDRVGLPTREWALVGRKGNDIYSEPRGLEAGYQWPQYGVHRGHFQTLLYQELIQRAGDSRVCLGSRVSGYQNNPDGTVTAIVEHKDGGLMHHTGTLLVGADGIHSAIRAQMHPDQPPIHWGGTMMWRGTTRARPIRTGASFVGLGTHQQRMVIYPISAPDEDGMALINWIAEVNYETVDQRPSGWFRLAQVEDFIEHFQDWSYDWLDVKDLLNGADVVFENPMIDRDPIPSWLDKQVTLMGDAAHAMYPTGSNGASQAIIDARILGAKMLEHGVSGKALSAYNTELCEPISKLVLRNRGAGPFGLLNLVDERCNGVFEDIDAVVSPDERTAFMADYKAVAGLAIDELNRAPQTIAPGSTVLI, encoded by the coding sequence ATGAGCCAACCTCTAGTGATGATTGCCGGTGGTGGCATCGGCGGACTGAGCCTGGCGTTGACGCTGGACCAGATCGGTGTCCCGTTCATCGTATTCGAATCCGTGAGCGAAATGAAGCCGCTCGGCGTAGGCATCAATATCCAGCCCAATGCTGTCAGAGAGCTGTATGACCTGGGCATCGACGCTGCAAAGCTGGACCGCGTGGGTTTGCCGACGCGTGAATGGGCATTGGTAGGTCGCAAGGGCAATGACATTTACTCTGAACCGCGCGGACTGGAGGCAGGCTACCAATGGCCGCAATACGGTGTTCATCGAGGGCACTTTCAAACGCTGCTATATCAGGAACTCATCCAACGCGCCGGTGATTCCCGAGTCTGCCTTGGCAGCCGTGTCAGCGGCTACCAGAACAACCCTGACGGCACAGTGACCGCGATCGTGGAGCACAAGGACGGTGGCCTCATGCATCACACGGGTACGTTACTGGTTGGAGCCGACGGCATCCATTCGGCCATCCGCGCCCAGATGCATCCGGATCAACCCCCCATTCACTGGGGCGGTACCATGATGTGGCGAGGCACAACGCGTGCCCGACCCATTCGTACCGGTGCCTCGTTTGTCGGACTGGGCACTCACCAGCAACGCATGGTGATCTACCCTATTTCCGCACCTGACGAGGACGGCATGGCCTTGATCAACTGGATAGCGGAGGTCAACTACGAGACGGTTGATCAGCGTCCCAGTGGCTGGTTCAGGTTAGCGCAGGTTGAGGATTTCATCGAGCATTTTCAGGACTGGTCCTACGACTGGCTGGATGTCAAAGATCTGCTCAATGGCGCCGATGTCGTCTTCGAGAACCCGATGATCGACAGAGATCCAATACCCAGCTGGCTGGACAAACAGGTGACCTTGATGGGTGATGCCGCCCATGCCATGTACCCCACAGGCTCCAACGGGGCCAGTCAGGCGATCATCGATGCACGCATTCTGGGCGCGAAAATGCTTGAGCATGGGGTCTCTGGCAAGGCACTATCCGCCTACAACACAGAGCTGTGCGAACCCATATCCAAACTGGTTCTACGCAACCGCGGCGCTGGTCCTTTTGGCCTTCTCAACCTGGTTGATGAACGTTGCAACGGGGTCTTCGAGGACATCGATGCCGTGGTGTCACCTGACGAGCGTACTGCTTTCATGGCGGACTACAAGGCGGTGGCAGGCTTGGCCATCGACGAGCTGAATCGTGCACCGCAAACCATTGCACCTGGTTCGACCGTATTGATCTGA